CTTGGGTTCGTCCTTTTTCGGGGCGACCGGGGCCGGCGGTTCCGGCGTGGGGAACGGCATCTTGTCGTTCGGCCCCTTGAGCGTGGAGAGCAGCTTCCCGCGAGCCTCGTCCCGCGGCATCTTCGCGCCGACGCCGTTGAGGGCCGCTTCGTTCCGGGCCTTCACCTCGTCGAGCTTCGCGGCGGCGTCCGGCTTGGGTTCGCCCTTCAGGTCGGTCTTCGATGCGTCGAGCACGTTCTCGCGGCTCGTCACCAGCCACATGAGGAACAGGAAGGCGAACAGCACGCCCACCGACGCGCCCACCGTGATGAACGGGAAGCCCTGGGGTTCCGGGTTCGTGTGTTCCGTGCTTGCGGCCATCCCCGACTCTCGTGTTTGGTGTTTCGTTTGGCGCTTTGTAGTAGTTTGTGGCCCGGTGCTCTAGTCCGGGCCTCGAGTACCACGGGGCCGAACCCCGCGGTCCCGACATCAGGCTCACCGCCCCGCGAACCGCTCGGGGCACCTCACGGCGTTTCGTTCTCGTACCCGATCGTCTCGTTCAACCGCGCGTCGCGGATCGGGATCAGCGGCAACCGCATGAACCCCCAAACGGCCGATAGCAGCACCACGCTGAACATGAACACCGGCGCCGCGGCGTCCAGCCAGTGGAAGTGGATCGTGTCCTGGTGCAGCACCGGCATCACCTGCCAGTACAGGTCGTAGGCGTGCATCACCAGGATCCACGCGCTGATGAACGCGAGCCACAGCGGGTTCCGCTTGTGCGCCCGCGGGAGCAGCATGAAGAACGGGGCCACGAAGTACAGGAACGGGAGCAGGATGCTCATGATGTTCCACGCCCCGTTGCGCCGGAGCAGGAAGAACTGCGTTTCTTCCGGCATGTTCCCGTACCAGATCAGGAAGTACTGGGAGAACGCGATGTACGTCCAGAACACGGTGAACCCGAACATGATCTTCGCGACGTCGTGCAGGTGCTCCATCGTGATCGTGTTCCGCAGGAACCCCGCGGCGCGGAGCCCGAGGACCACCAGCACCACCGTGGCGAGCGACCCGCGGATGCCGCCGGCCCAGAAGTACACGCCGAAGATCGTGCTGAACCACGAGTACTGCAGGCTCATCAGGATGTCGAACGCGAAGAACGTGGCCGTCAGGCCCAGGAGCGCGACGCCCGACGGCGCCCACCACTGCATCTTCCGCGTGAGCGCCGCGCCGCCGACCGCGTCCTGCTTCGTGGACCAGTTCCGCATCGCCACGGAGTACCCGATCCACACCGCGAAGTAGATCGCGATCCGGGCCGCGAAGAACGGCGTGTTGAAGTACAGGTGCTTGACGTGCCACAGGTGCGCGTGCTCCGTGGGAGCGGCGCTGTTGACGAACTCGTACCAGGCGTGCAGGTTGCCCGTGAACGTGCCGACCAGCACCGGAACGAACAGCACCGCGAGCGGGATGATCGCGCGGTTGATGTTCTCGAACACGCGCCGCAGCCCGACCGACCAGCCCGCGTCCGCGACGTGGTGGATCATCGTCCAGAACAGCGCGCCGAGCGCGATGTCGAGGGCAAACACGTACCCGAACAGGTACGAGTGGTAGAACTGCTTCGCGTCCGTGAACAGCCCGATCACGAGCAGCGCGCCTGTAACCACCAGGATCGCGACGAGAGCGCGAACAACGCTGCCGAGGGCGTTACCAACGGGGGCAACGTTGTCCGGCAGCCCGGCGGGGTAAGTGAGCGGCGGGGTGCCGTCGGTGGTAATGTTCGCGGTACTCATCGGCCTTCTTCTGTGGCTTCTTGTCGTGGTCCGGCGACCCGTCTGACACCCGATGGGGTATCGCTTTCTGAGCGGTCAGCTCCAGAAAACGAACCAGTCAACCTGCTACCGTGGGCCTACTTCTTATGGCACGGGCACTCAGCCCCGCGCCCCAACCGACACTACTTCTTGTCCGTCACCGCGTTCCCGTTGGCGAACTGCAACTCGCGGACGTAGGCCACGATCGCCCAGCGGTCCAGCGCGTCTCGCACTTGGTGCCCGTAGCCGGGCATCGCGCTTTTGCCATTGGTGATAGTGTTGAACAACTGCCCGTCCGGTTGCGCTTGCACGTCCGGCGTGAGGACGTTCGCGGGGGCCACGCTCAAGCCGTAGGCGCCCACGATGCCGTAGGCCAGATCCCCACCGCCCCCGCGCCCGCTCGTGCCGTGGCACACGGAGCAGTTCCGGTTGAACTGTGCTTGCCCGCGCTTCAGGAGGGCTTCCCACCCGCCGGCCCGCTCGACCGCTTGCTGCGGCAGGTTGTTCACGTAGTACCCCTCGCCGATCAGCTTCCCGCCGGCCCACTTGGGCTTCGCGGGGGCGCCGTCGGCCCCCTTCGCGTCGGCGTCGGCGATGCCGAAGTAGTACCGCTTGTCGGCCTTCAGGAAATCCGGGTTCGGGGCGGTGTGCGTGCCCGCGTCGGCGCTGTAGTCGGTGCCGTCGAAGGGCACCGTGTTTTCCGGCGGGAGCCGGTTGCTCCGGCCGTCCGCGAAGTATTTGCTCTGGCCCTGGCTCAGGTACTTCGCCTGGTACTTCATGTCGAGGAACAGGTGCCACGGGCGCGAATCGCTCTTCTTCCCACGGAATCCCATCGCCGCGACCACGACCGTGAACGAGACGAACAGCGCGGTGAACATGTACAGGTACGACATCACGCGCCCGCGCTTGCCCAACCACGACGCGGTCACCGTCGTGACGAGCAACAGCGCGGTCGTGCCGAGGATCACGGCTACTACCGCGTTCATGAACACGTTCGCGTCGATCATGTACATGCGAATGAATCCCTAATCTTGGCGAACCGCTCACAAATCTTAGTACCCGCGGTCCAATCGGGACGGCGGGTCGCTTAGTCCGGTATTTCTCACTATCTCCGCCACCCACAAGGGCGGCGAAATCTGTCACAACTACGCTTCGACCACCGCCACGTGCTTGCCGCCGAGCGACTCCAGGAACGCGCGGGTCACGTCCGGGTTGAAGCTCGCGTCCTGGGCCTCGATCGTCAGGAAGAATCCGGCCTGGGTGCTGCGGTTGAACGTCGGGTGACTGTCGAGCGGGTGGAAGAACTTCGGCAGCCCGCACAGCCCAATAAGGCTGAACAGCGTGAAGAACCCCGAGAACAGAATCGTCATCTCGAAGAACACCGGAACGAACGCTTCCCACGCCCGGTACTCCTTCCCGCCCACGATGGTCGGGTAGTAGTACGTCATGAGGTAGAACTGGAGCGTCGCGGCGGCGGTCAACCCGGTCAGGCCCCCGGCGAGCGTAAAGACCGGCAACCGGCTCCGCGTGCGGCCGATGGCTTCCTTCATCCCGTGGACGTAGAACGGGGTCCACGCATCCAGGTGCTTGTAGCCGGCCGCGAGCGCCTTCTTCGCGGCATCGAGCAGGTCCGTACCGTTGGCGAACTCGGCGACCGCGCCCCACGGCTTGCCCGTTCCGCCCGGGGTCGGGATGAACGCGGGGACCGGCTCGGTGTGCGGCTTCACTTCGGTCGGCGGGTGCGACGGCGGGCCGTAGGCCGCGGCCATCACGTGGTCGTCGGTCGGGTACTGACCGCTCTCGTTCTTCAGGTACTGGGCTTCCGGGGTCGGGTGGTAGTGCGGGTTCGCCATCGGCAGAACGCCCTTCACTTCGGCCATCGCCACCATCGGCAGGAACCGGACGAACAGCAGGGTGAACGTGAAGAACAGCCCGAAGTCGCCGATCATCTGGAGCCAGTCCACCCACGTCGGGTGGAACTGCCCCCACGAGCCGGGCAGGAAGTCGTGGTGCAGCGACTGCACGATGATGACGAACCGCTCGTACCACATCCCGACGTTCACGAACGTCACGATGATGAGCACGAACCACGGGGTCTGCCGGCACCACCGGATCCAGAACACCTGCGGGATGAACAGGTTGCACCCCATCATCACCCAGTAGGCCCAGGTGTAGTCGCCGTCGAACGCGCGGTTCTTGAACGTCTGCCACTCATACGGGCTGCCCGAGAACCACGCGATGAACAGCTCCATGCAGTAGGCGTACCCGACGATCGTGCCCGTCGCCATGATGAACTTGCACATCACGTCGATGTGCTTGATCGTCACGACGTTCTCGAGCTTGTACACCACGCGGGCCGGGATCATGCACTGGAGCACCATCGCGAACCCGCCGAAGATCGCCCCCGCGACGAAGTACGGCGGGAAGATCGTCGTGTGCCAGCCGGGGATCAGCGACGTGGCGAAGTCGAAGCTCACGACCGAGTGGACGCTCAACACGAGCGGCGTGCTCAGGCCCGCGAGCATCAGGTACGCCACCTCGTAGTGGCGCCAGTGCCGCGTACTCCCGCGCCACCCGAGCGCGAGGAACCCGAAGATCATCTGCCGCGCGCGGCTCTTGGCCCGGTCGCGGAGCGTCGCGAGGTCCGGGATGAGGCCGATGTACCAGAAGATCAAGGAGATCGTGAAGTACGTCGAGATCGCGAAGGCGTCCCACAGCAGCGGGGACCGGAAGTTCTGGAAAATGTGGTTCGCGTTCGGCAGCGGGATCGTGAACCAGGCGTACCAGATGCGCCCGACGTGCATCGCCGGGTAAATGAACGCACAGATCACGGCGAAGATCGTCATCGCCTCGCTGAACCGGTTGATCGACGTGCGCCACTTCTGCCGGAACAGGAACAGGATCGCGCTGATGAGCGTGCCCGCGTGCCCGATGCCGATCCAGAACACGAAGTTCGTGATGTCGAACGCCCACGCGACCGGGACGTTGCTCCCCCACACCCCGACGCCGGTCGAGATGAGGTAGCTCACCGCCAGCACCCCGCCACTCAGCAGCGCGGTGGTGATGAGCAGCGAGGGCCACCACCAGTACGGCTGCGGCTTCTCGGTGATCTCGCTGATCTGCTCGGAGATGGTGTCATAGTCGGCCGGCCCCCACACGAGCGGGATGCGCGGCAGCGGGTCCGGGAACTTCGGCCCGTGCCCGGCGTGCGTATCGTGGTGGGTGGTGGTGGTCATTCTGGCGGCCTTTGGTCGAATTCTTCAGTGCGGGCCGCTCGGTCCGCGAGCGGCGCTGTGTTCAGGGGCGCGAAACCGTTAGTGCGAAGCGGCCGGTTTTTCAACCAGATCCTCGTTCAGGTTCCGCAGGCGCGGCAGGTAACTCGTCCGCGGTTTCGTGTTCAGTTCGCCGAGCAGCAGATACTCGCTCTCTTTGGCCTTCAGCTTCGCGACCTTGCTCTTCGGGTCGAGCATGTTGCCGAAGGTGATGGACTGCGACGGGCACGCGGCCTGGCACGCGGTCACGATCACGCCGTCCGGAACGATCACGCGCCCGACCGAGTCGAGGTCGTAGCCGGCCACGAGCGGGTTCTTCGGCTTTTTGTACGCCGACACCGAACCGTCCGCGGTCTTGAAGGCGGCGTCCACCTCGATCGTGCGCCGGTCCTGGGCCACTTCCGCCGCCGCGATCTTCGCCCCGTACTTCCCGCGCTCCAGGCGCTGGACGCAGTACGTACACTTCTCCATCACCCCGCGCATCCGCACCGTCACGTCGGGGTTCTTCTGCATCTTGAGCGTTTCGGGCACGCCGCTCTCGGTGAAACCCATGCCGCCGCTCGCGAACGGTGTCGCGACCCGCAGCTCGTCCAGCCGGCGCTTGTTGAAGTCGAACCAGTTGAACCGGCGGACCTTGTACGGGCAGGCGTTCGAGCAGTACCGCGTCCCGATGCAGCGGTTGTAGACTTGCAGGTTCAGCCCCTCGGGGCTGTGAACCGTCGCGTTGACCGGGCACACCTGCTCGCACGGAGCCGCTTCGCAGTGGGCGCACGCGATCGGCTGCGACACGATCGTCGGCTCGGCGTCGGCCGCTTCGCCGTGGGTCGTCGCGGACGAGAAGTACCGGTCGATGCGGATCCAGTGCATCTCGCGGTTGCGCTTCACGTCGTCCTTACCGACGACCGGGATGTTGTTCTCGGCCTGGCACGCGATCAAGCACGCGGTGCAGCCGGAGCAGGAACTGAGGTCGATCACCATGCCCCACTGGAACTGGCTGTCCAGCAGTTCGGGGCGCGCGAGGTCGAGCGGGAACCGCTCCTGCTTCACGCCCGACGGGGCCGGGAGCTGCTGCTTGTTGCCGTAGCCGCCCTGGAACTCTTTCTTCAGCGCCTCTTCAGTGATGTGCCCGGTCGGGGCGATCCCGAGCTTCGGGCCGTGACCGTGGTCGTCCCCGTGCGATTTCTCGTGTTTGTGGTCGTCGCCGTGCTTGTGATCGTGCCCGTGCGACTTTTCGTTCTTCTTGGCGGTGTCCACCTCGCGGATGATGTCGCGCCCCTCGGGGATGACACCGTGTTCCTGCGTGGTAACGAGGTCGGCTTTGCGGCCGGTCTTCTTCAGCGTGGCGCCGGTCGCGGTGTGGAGCGCCGCGGCTCGCCGCAGCGGGAACACGTCCGTTCCGCCGCCGTTGGGAACGTGCGAGATCCGCATCTGGCCGAACTGCCCGAACGCGAGCGCGACCGAGTAGTCCGCTTGCCCCGGCAGCACGAACACAGGTACCGCGATGGTCGAGTCGCCAAGCCGGATCTCAATAATGTCGGTCTGCGCGACCCCGAACGTAGTCGCTGTCGCAGGACTCAGGAGCGCGGCGTTGTCCCACACGAGCTTCGTGATCGGGTCCGGCATCTCCTGGAGCCACGGGTTCATGGCCCCGCTGCCGTCGTATAGCGTGTTCGACGGGTGGAACGTGACCTCGACCGCGTCCTTGGTGGGCGTTTCGGTCGGCCGGTACGCAGCGAGAACGGCGGTGATGCCCGCCTTGTTCGCGCTCACCGCCTTCGGCTTCCGGTTCTTCTCGTCCGGCTTCGCGAACTTGAGAGTCTTGGCCTTCTCCGCGTCCACCGGGAAGAACCCGACTTGCTTGTAGCGGTTGAATTCGTCGTCGAAGTTCGGTGCGGTCAGCGCGATACCACTGCGGTCGCTGAACGCCTTGCGGACGTAGCCGTAACCGGCCTTCTGTGCCGCGGTGAACGACGCGACCGGCTTGCCGTCCGCGCCGGGTGCTTGCGTGAGCAGCGCGAGCACTTCCAGAACCGTGCGCCCACCCCGAGCGGGCGGCGCCGCGTCGTCGCTACCCTTACCGCTGTTCAGCGGGGCGATGAGCGGTTGCACGCAGCAGAGCGAGCCGTCCCCAGCTTCGGTGTCGGCCCAGCCTTCGAGGAAATGGGCGAGCGGCAGGTGCCAGTCGCACTTTTCGGACGTCTGGTCGAAGTACAGCCCGAGCCGGATCTTCTTCGCGACCTTCGCGAGTTCTTCGCCGAACCGGAAGTCGGCCGGCGCACTGAACACCGGGTTGCCGCCGATGATGAGCAGTGTGCTCACGCGGCCCGCGGCGATGTCGGTGACGAGGTCTTTCAGCGTCTTGTCAACGACTTCCGTCGGTGCGTCGCGGAACTCGGCCATCCCCGCCGCGTAGTTGCCCAGCGCGTCGTTGAGTGAGTGCGCGAGAGCGTGAACCCAGGCGGGTTGCCGCGCGCCGACGACAATGAGGCTCTTGCCCGCGTGCCCGGCGACGTCCTTCGCGACGCCCTTCAGCCACTTCTCGGGGAAGGAGTAGTTCGACGCTGCGGGGAAGGAATCCGGCAGCGCGGTCGGGTTCTTGAAGCTCGCCGCGTGCGCGACCTTCAGTTCTTTGGCCAGCGCGACTAGGTACGCACCGACCTGGGACGCGGGCACGCGCAGCCGGTGGTCGGCCATCGTGCCGGTCGCCGTCCACGTCGATTCCACGACGTAGAGGCGGTTCATGTGTTCGGCTTTGCGGTTCGCGCTGAACGAGCGCGAGTGGAACACGCCGTCGGCTTCGTGACCGAGGAAGTCGCTGTCCAGAGCGAGGATGCGCTCGGCCTTATCGAACCGGGGCCGGACCACGACCTTCGCGCCGAACGCCGCTTCCGCGCCCTTCAGCTCTTCGCTCGTATCGACGGCCTCGTAGCTGTGCCACGACGCGAGCGAGAGCTTGTCCTTGATCGACTCGCGCAGCACCCGCAGTGACGGCGCCGCCGCCTGATCGGTAAGGATGTAGAAGCCCTTGCCCTTGTCTTTGACGAGCTTCTCGGTTTCACCGCGCGCGAACCGGTCGAAGTCTTCCCACTTCCGCGCGGCCTTCCCCTCCATGACGCCGGGGTACTTGTCCGACATCAGCCGGTCGGGGCTGTAGAGATCGAAAATGGTGGCTTGCGCCAGCGCGTCGGTGCTGCCGAGGCTGCACGGGTGCTGCGGGTTGCCTTCGATCTTGGTGGGGCGCCCGTCGTGGCTCTCCACGAGAACGGGAAGCGCCCCGCCAGCGCGGGGGATGCTCGTCGCGTAGAACGCCGGTTTGCCGGGAACGACGTGGCCGATCTGTTCGTCCGGCACCGCGGAGAACGGAAGGATCTGGATGTCCGGTCGGCGGCACCCGGCGAGGGCTGCGGCCCCGAGGGTCGCGACCGACAGCGCCATGAATTTGCGGCGGTTCAGCCCCACGGACTCGGGCTCGTCGGCCTTCAGTTCGGCCGCGCCGACGGACTCGAACACGTTGGCAAAGCCGGGAAACTCTTCCGACGCGAACGCCCGAAATTCCGGCGTGTCCGCCAGTTGTTCGAGGCTGCGGTAGTAGCTCTGTCGGTCCATGTGAACCCTTCGCCCGCATCGGAGCCAAACCAACCCGGGACTTCAGCCCCGGGCGATTACCACCCGTTCCGGCCCGGCAATCAATCGCCGGGTGCCCCGTTGGGGCTACAAGTTGTTGTCTTGGGGTTCCCAGGAGGAGATGCTGGGAACGAATCGAACCTCAACCTACCGCAGTGCTTACCGGTGGCACGCCTGGCAACTCATCGGCGGGGCCACTCGCAAGTCCTTCTGGAGCAAGGAGCCGATCTCACCGAGGCTCTTCCCGCCTTCCGGCTTCCACTTCAAGTTGGTCACGTCTTTCACGTCACGCAGGTGCTCATGCGGATCGTTGTGGCACTGCAAGCACCAGCCCATCGTGAGCTGCTTCTCGTGCGACACGACCTTCATCTCGTTGACCTGACCGTGGCACGATACGCAGGACACGCCCTTGTTGACGTGGACCGAGTGGTTGAAGTAGGCGTACTCGGGGAGTTTGTGAACCTTCTTCCATTCCACCGGGCGCCCGGTGTCGAAGCTCGACCGCACGGGGGCCAGGAGCGGGCTGGCGCCCTTCACGTTGGCCTTCTTCGGGTTGTGGCAATTCATGCACGTCTGCGAGTTCGGCACGCTCGCGTTCGGCGACTCGAACACGGACTGGTGACAGTACGCGCAATCCATTCCGAGTTTGCCCGCGTGCAACTCGTGCGAGAACGGCACCGGTTGTTCCGGCGTGTACCCGACGCGGGTGTAGCTGGGCAGCGCGTAGTAGTACCACCCGGTACCGACGAGCGCGACCAGCACCCCCAGGCCAACAATGGCTTGGCGGAGGTGACCATCAAGTGACCGCGAAAAAATCGCCGGCACGCTCTCGCTCCCAATAATCGGCCGGAATTCAAGCGAACTGCGACTTTGTGAAACTTTTC
This region of Gemmata massiliana genomic DNA includes:
- a CDS encoding c-type cytochrome; translation: MYMIDANVFMNAVVAVILGTTALLLVTTVTASWLGKRGRVMSYLYMFTALFVSFTVVVAAMGFRGKKSDSRPWHLFLDMKYQAKYLSQGQSKYFADGRSNRLPPENTVPFDGTDYSADAGTHTAPNPDFLKADKRYYFGIADADAKGADGAPAKPKWAGGKLIGEGYYVNNLPQQAVERAGGWEALLKRGQAQFNRNCSVCHGTSGRGGGGDLAYGIVGAYGLSVAPANVLTPDVQAQPDGQLFNTITNGKSAMPGYGHQVRDALDRWAIVAYVRELQFANGNAVTDKK
- a CDS encoding TAT-variant-translocated molybdopterin oxidoreductase, which encodes MDRQSYYRSLEQLADTPEFRAFASEEFPGFANVFESVGAAELKADEPESVGLNRRKFMALSVATLGAAALAGCRRPDIQILPFSAVPDEQIGHVVPGKPAFYATSIPRAGGALPVLVESHDGRPTKIEGNPQHPCSLGSTDALAQATIFDLYSPDRLMSDKYPGVMEGKAARKWEDFDRFARGETEKLVKDKGKGFYILTDQAAAPSLRVLRESIKDKLSLASWHSYEAVDTSEELKGAEAAFGAKVVVRPRFDKAERILALDSDFLGHEADGVFHSRSFSANRKAEHMNRLYVVESTWTATGTMADHRLRVPASQVGAYLVALAKELKVAHAASFKNPTALPDSFPAASNYSFPEKWLKGVAKDVAGHAGKSLIVVGARQPAWVHALAHSLNDALGNYAAGMAEFRDAPTEVVDKTLKDLVTDIAAGRVSTLLIIGGNPVFSAPADFRFGEELAKVAKKIRLGLYFDQTSEKCDWHLPLAHFLEGWADTEAGDGSLCCVQPLIAPLNSGKGSDDAAPPARGGRTVLEVLALLTQAPGADGKPVASFTAAQKAGYGYVRKAFSDRSGIALTAPNFDDEFNRYKQVGFFPVDAEKAKTLKFAKPDEKNRKPKAVSANKAGITAVLAAYRPTETPTKDAVEVTFHPSNTLYDGSGAMNPWLQEMPDPITKLVWDNAALLSPATATTFGVAQTDIIEIRLGDSTIAVPVFVLPGQADYSVALAFGQFGQMRISHVPNGGGTDVFPLRRAAALHTATGATLKKTGRKADLVTTQEHGVIPEGRDIIREVDTAKKNEKSHGHDHKHGDDHKHEKSHGDDHGHGPKLGIAPTGHITEEALKKEFQGGYGNKQQLPAPSGVKQERFPLDLARPELLDSQFQWGMVIDLSSCSGCTACLIACQAENNIPVVGKDDVKRNREMHWIRIDRYFSSATTHGEAADAEPTIVSQPIACAHCEAAPCEQVCPVNATVHSPEGLNLQVYNRCIGTRYCSNACPYKVRRFNWFDFNKRRLDELRVATPFASGGMGFTESGVPETLKMQKNPDVTVRMRGVMEKCTYCVQRLERGKYGAKIAAAEVAQDRRTIEVDAAFKTADGSVSAYKKPKNPLVAGYDLDSVGRVIVPDGVIVTACQAACPSQSITFGNMLDPKSKVAKLKAKESEYLLLGELNTKPRTSYLPRLRNLNEDLVEKPAASH
- a CDS encoding quinol:electron acceptor oxidoreductase subunit ActD, which codes for MTTTTHHDTHAGHGPKFPDPLPRIPLVWGPADYDTISEQISEITEKPQPYWWWPSLLITTALLSGGVLAVSYLISTGVGVWGSNVPVAWAFDITNFVFWIGIGHAGTLISAILFLFRQKWRTSINRFSEAMTIFAVICAFIYPAMHVGRIWYAWFTIPLPNANHIFQNFRSPLLWDAFAISTYFTISLIFWYIGLIPDLATLRDRAKSRARQMIFGFLALGWRGSTRHWRHYEVAYLMLAGLSTPLVLSVHSVVSFDFATSLIPGWHTTIFPPYFVAGAIFGGFAMVLQCMIPARVVYKLENVVTIKHIDVMCKFIMATGTIVGYAYCMELFIAWFSGSPYEWQTFKNRAFDGDYTWAYWVMMGCNLFIPQVFWIRWCRQTPWFVLIIVTFVNVGMWYERFVIIVQSLHHDFLPGSWGQFHPTWVDWLQMIGDFGLFFTFTLLFVRFLPMVAMAEVKGVLPMANPHYHPTPEAQYLKNESGQYPTDDHVMAAAYGPPSHPPTEVKPHTEPVPAFIPTPGGTGKPWGAVAEFANGTDLLDAAKKALAAGYKHLDAWTPFYVHGMKEAIGRTRSRLPVFTLAGGLTGLTAAATLQFYLMTYYYPTIVGGKEYRAWEAFVPVFFEMTILFSGFFTLFSLIGLCGLPKFFHPLDSHPTFNRSTQAGFFLTIEAQDASFNPDVTRAFLESLGGKHVAVVEA
- a CDS encoding cytochrome c3 family protein gives rise to the protein MPAIFSRSLDGHLRQAIVGLGVLVALVGTGWYYYALPSYTRVGYTPEQPVPFSHELHAGKLGMDCAYCHQSVFESPNASVPNSQTCMNCHNPKKANVKGASPLLAPVRSSFDTGRPVEWKKVHKLPEYAYFNHSVHVNKGVSCVSCHGQVNEMKVVSHEKQLTMGWCLQCHNDPHEHLRDVKDVTNLKWKPEGGKSLGEIGSLLQKDLRVAPPMSCQACHR